One region of Athene noctua chromosome 18, bAthNoc1.hap1.1, whole genome shotgun sequence genomic DNA includes:
- the CASKIN2 gene encoding caskin-2 isoform X3 — MGQALFCTLGELLGSAKRLNVNYQDADGFSALHHAALGGSLDLISLLLEAQATVDIKDSNGMRPLHYAAWQGRVEPVRVLLRAAASVNMASLDGQIPLHLSAQYGHYEVSEMLLQHQSNPCLINKAKKTPLDLACEFGRLKVAQLLLNSHLCVALLEGQSKDATDPNYTTPLHLAAKNGHKEIIRQLLKAGIEINKQTKTGTALHEAALYGKTEVVRLLLEGGVDVNIRNTYNQTALDIVNQFTTSHASKDIKQLLREASGILKVRALKDFWNLHDPTALNVRAGDVITVLEQHPDGRWKGHIHDAQKGTDRVGYFPPSIAEVISKRTGMVVPRVAPAQQRQGPPGALLAPPGGLQHFPDECPHQAAPSVPAAYGHLTLTRTAPGPDSSAGDRNSVGSEGSIGSIRSAGSGQSTEGTNGQSTSILIENTRPLPSASDNLQQHLLGSEPRNGQLTSPAGPPSHQAPGSCPPGDRVFSHQFLRPEQLLEGKDAEAIYNWLSEFQLESYTANFLNAGYDVPTISRMTPEDLTAIGVTKPGHRKKISTEIGQLSIAEWLPNYIPADLMDWLSAIGLPQYHKKLVNNGYDSITIVTDLTWEDLQEIGINKLGHQKKIMLAVKKLRDLRKSLNQAEATLARRKVPGALDIVTIESLENGECQSPHTPKMMTFQDSELSYELQTAMSNSCHETLGIKSSQGMSRSQESIGVRSRGSGHSQDNVLSRHLSSPSQESLGSGESSSSSGQSCAPPRSKESPASLPGQPSPEPYGKLVSPEGLNGYANGSGGSPLKERNLPEGTDQYARPAAQKGAGTPAVTPCTPPQTPSKATAPYVFMYPHVSLKSPTVPSLLGAEQPKTLAHPYPSISPGQKSSLQTSAQKAFNYLHSQCGPTEPPAMSPTAGAAPGAWQAGEQHSGGEGFKYKKRSHSLNRYALSDGEHEEEEGVPTSTLGSYATLTRRPGRSQMPRACVQTDAKVTRSQSFAIRAKRKGPPPPPPKRLSSVSTALAAEADGEQPPDPERQPAAPQDVADTVASPGDTSCGRTVKSLAAALEGTPGASPPKPLLAPKPLHVAQDCLPRADVDDESYNGGDSSSTTLSDASRDLFESSKPRRRTFSEPSAPMTEVAAQGGREDACSDTEEETKPGVSSSSQNSSSECIPFAEEGNLTIKQRPKPTGHPKADTAVPDTEPSSQPAEPPCSTGKEPALPTAAKELPVLEFNLTESDTVKRRPRFREREPLQAVLKAFSMAGQDEAGASPAPQYAQAQAVSIAGPTVPAPAPRAGMAGDAFDDDSVEFRIAEIEKSILSLEKGIKKAPSPTKAPSPTELLGTAVVRTPAPDVPAKHTSVASTKLVFSGPKTIYQQVLQPSRHTVAPWAATEAVPDVIGSLAGPGSLTLEAGNVLAKPLATAPGAALVQQRLEQTNSTLAAALQVAEKKMTVEEAESHPGAMHSAKNILEDISNMFDDLADQLDAMLD; from the exons ATGGGGCAGGCGCTGTTCTGCACACTGGGAG agctcctgGGATCTGCCAAGCGCCTGAACGTGAACTACCAGGATGCGGACGG GTTCTCGGCGCTGCACCACGCAGCCCTGGGCGGCAGCCTGGACCTCATCTCGCTGCTGCTGGAGGCACAGGCCACCGTTGACATCAAGGACAGCAATG GGATGCGGCCCTTGCACTACGCGGCCTGGCAGGGGCGCGTGGAGCCGGTGCGGGTGCTGCTGCGTGCTGCTGCCTCCGTCAATATGGCCTCGCTGGATGGGCAGATCCCGCTGCACCTCTCGGCACAGTATGGCCACTACGAGGTG TCGGAGATGCTGCTCCAGCACCAGTCCAACCCCTGCCTCATCAACAAGGCGAAGAAAACCCCCCTGGACCTGGCCTGCGAGTTTGGGCGGCTGAAG GtggcccagctgctgctgaacagccATCTGTGCGTCGCCCTCCTGGAGGGACAGTCCAAGGATGCCACCGACCCCAACTACACCACCCCACTGCACCTGGCAGCCAAGAACGGGCACAAGGAGATCATCAG gCAGCTGCTGAAGGCTGGGATCGAGATCAACAAGCAGACAAAGACAGGCACAGCCCTGCACGAGGCTGCGCTCTACGGCAAAACGGAGGTGGTGCGgttgctgctggag GGCGGCGTTGATGTGAACATCAGGAACACCTACAACCAGACGGCACTGGACATCGTGAACCAGTTCACCACCTCGCACGCCAGCAAGGACATCAAGCAGCTGCTGAGAG AGGCATCAGGAATCCTGAAGGTCCGAGCTTTGAAGGATTTTTGGAACCTCCACGACCCAACTGCTCTCAATGTCCGGGCAGGAGACGTCATCACG GTTCTAGAACAACATCCAGATGGGCGATGGAAGGGGCACATCCACGACGCTCAGAAAGGCACTGACCGGGTCGGGTACTTCCCCCCCTCCATTGCTGAAGTCATCAGCAAGCGAACAG GCATGGTTGTCCCCCGCGTGGCACCCGCGCAGCAGCGCCAGGGTCCCCCCGGGGCCCTCCTGGCCCCCCCCGGCGGGCTGCAGCACTTCCCCGACGAGTGTCCTCACCAGGCAGCCCCGAGCGTCCCAGCGGCCTATGGCCACCTCACCCTAACCCGGACGGCCCCGGGCCCTGACAGCTCAG CAGGAGACAGGAACAGTGTGGGCAGCGAGGGCAGCATCGGGAGTATCCGCAGTGCCGGCAGCGGCCAAAGCACCGAGGGCACCAACGGGCAGAGCACCAGCATCCTCATCGAGAACACCAGG ccgCTGCCCTCCGCCAGCGACAACCTCCAGCAACACCTTTTGGGATCGGAGCCGCGCAATGGGCAGTTGACCTCCCCGGCAG GGCCACCGAGCCACCAGgccccaggcagctgcccccCTGGAGACAGGGTCTTCTCCCACCAGTTCTTGCGGCCTGAGCAGCTCCTCGAGGGGAAG GACGCAGAAGCCATTTACAACTGGCTGAGTGAGTTCCAGCTGGAGTCGTACACCGCCAACTTCCTCAACGCCGGCTACGACGTCCCCACCATCAGCCGCATGACCCCGGAG GATCTGACAGCCATCGGCGTGACCAAGCCGGGCCACAGGAAGAAGATCTCCACTGAGATCGGGCAGCTCAGCATCGCCGAGTGGCTGCCCAACTACATCCCG GCTGACCTGATGGACTGGCTCAGTGCCATCGGATTGCCCCAGTACCACAAAAAGCTGGTGAACAATGGCTACGACTCCATCACCATTGTCACGGACCTGACATGGGAGGATCTGCAAGAGATCGGCATCAACAAGCTGG GCCACCAGAAGAAGATCATGTTGGCTGTCAAGAAGCTCAGAGACCTCCGCAAAAGCCTCAACCAAGCAGAAGCAACTCTGGCAAGACGCAAAGTCCCCGGTGCCCTGGACATTGTCACCATCGAGTCACTGGAGAATGGGGAGTGCCAAtccccacacacccccaaaatGATGACCTTCCAGGACAGCGAGCTCAGCTACGAGCTCCAAACAGCCATGTCCAACAGCTGCCACGAGACGCTCGGCATCAAGAGCAGCCAAGGGATGTCACGGAGCCAGGAGAGCATCGGGGTGCGGTCCCGGGGCTCAGGGCACTCGCAGGACAATGTGCTGTCCCGACACCTCTCCAGCCCCTCGCAGGAGAGCCTGGGCAgcggggagagcagcagcagcagtgggcagTCCTGCGCACCGCCCCGCAGCAAGGAGAGCCCGGCCAGCCTGCCGGGACAGCCCAGTCCCGAGCCCTACGGGAAGCTCGTCTCCCCTGAGGGGCTGAACGGCTATGCCAACGGCAGTGGGGGCAGCCCTCTCAAGGAGAGGAACCTGCCTGAAGGCACGGATCAGTATGCCCGGCCGGCAGCTCAGAAAGGTGCCGGGACACCAGCGGTCACCCCCTGTACTCCTCCCCAGACCCCCAGCAAAGCAACAGCCCCATATGTCTTCATGTACCCACACGTCTCCTTGAAATCCCCGACGGTCCCTTCCctcctgggagcagagcagcccaagACCCTGGCACACCCGTACCCCTCCATCTCCCCTGGACAGAAGAGCAGTCTGCAGACGTCGGCCCAAAAAGCCTTCAACTATCTGCACAGCCAGTGTGGCCCCACAGAGCCGCCCGCCATGTCGCCCACAGCTggggcggcgccgggcgcctGGCAGGCCGGGGAGCAGCACAGCGGGGGTGAAGGCTTCAAGTACAAGAAGCGTTCACACAGCCTGAACCGCTACGCGCTGTCGGACGGGGagcatgaggaggaggagggggtgccCACCAGCACCCTGGGCTCCTATGCCACCCTGACGCGGCGGCCGGGCCGCAGCCAGATGCCACGGGCCTGTGTGCAGACGGATGCCAAGGTGACCCGCAGCCAGTCCTTTGCCATCCGGGCCAAGCGCAAGGGCCCTCCACCGCCGCCCCCCAAGCGCCTGAGCTCCGTCTCCACTGCCCTCGCTGCTGAGGCAGACGGTGAGCAGCCCCCTGACCCCGAGCGGcagcccgcagccccccaggatGTGGCTGACACGGTCGCCAGCCCTGGTGACACCAGCTGCGGCAGGACGGTGAAGAGCCTGGCGGCTGCGCTAGAGGGGACCCCGGGGGCGAGTCCACCCAAGCCCCTCCTGGCCCCAAAACCACTGCACGTGGCTCAGGACTGTCTCCCCAGGGCAGATGTGGATGATGAGTCCTACAATGGTggtgacagcagcagcaccacgCTTTCTGATGCCAGCAGGGACCTCTTCGAGAGCAGCAAGCCACGGAGACGGACATTCAGTGAGCCCAGCGCTCCCATGACAGAGGTGGCTGCACAGGGTGGGCGGGAGGACGCCTGCTCAGACACGGAGGAGGAGACCAAGCCGGGGGTCTCCTCATCCTCCCAGAACAGCTCCAGTGAGTGCATCCCCTTTGCAGAAGAAGGCAACTTAACCATCAAACAGCGGCCAAAGCCCACGGGGCACCCCAAGGCCGACACAGCTGTACCGGACACAGAGCCCAgttcccagccagcagagcccccctGCTCCACTGGGAAGGAACCAGCTCTGCCCACTGCTGccaaggagctgcctgtgctaGAGTTCAACCTCACCGAGTCGGACACGGTGAAGCGCCGGCCCCGCTTCAGGGAGCGGGAGCCGCTGCAGGCGGTGCTGAAGGCGTTCAGCATGGCAGGGCAGGATGAAGCAGGGGCCAGCCCAGCACCCCAGTATGCCCAGGCCCAAGCAGTGAGCATCGCGGGCCCCACCGTGCCGGCACCAGCACCACGAGCCGGGATGGCCGGGGATGCCTTTGACGATGACAGCGTGGAGTTCAGGATTGCTGAGATAGAGAAAAGCATCTTGTCTCTGGAGAAGGGAATCAAGAAGGCACCGAGTCCCACGaaagcccccagccccacggagCTGCTCGGCACCGCCGTGGTGAGGACGCCTGCTCCAG ATGTCCCTGCCAAGCACACCTCCGTGGCATCCACCAAGCTGGTCTTCTCCGGGCCCAAAACCATCTACCAGCAGGTCCTGCAGCCCTCCCGCCACACCGTTGCTCCCTGGGCGGCCACCGAGGCGGTGCCGGATGTGATCGGGTCCCTGGCCGGTCCTGGCTCGCTGACACTGGAGGCGGGCAACGTGTTGGCCAAGCCGTTGGCAACTGCCCCGGGGGCCGCCCTGGTCCAGCAGCGGCTGGAGCAGACCAACTCCACCCTGGCTGCTGCGCTGCAGGTGGCTGAGAAGAAGATGACGGTGGAGGAGGCGGAGAG CCACCCCGGGGCCATGCACTCAGCCAAGAACATCCTGGAAGACATCAGCAACATGTTTGATGACCTGGCTGACCAGCTGGACGCGATGCTGGACTGA
- the CASKIN2 gene encoding caskin-2 isoform X1 has protein sequence MGREQELIQAVKNGDVPSVQKLVAKIKASKSKLLGSAKRLNVNYQDADGFSALHHAALGGSLDLISLLLEAQATVDIKDSNGMRPLHYAAWQGRVEPVRVLLRAAASVNMASLDGQIPLHLSAQYGHYEVSEMLLQHQSNPCLINKAKKTPLDLACEFGRLKVAQLLLNSHLCVALLEGQSKDATDPNYTTPLHLAAKNGHKEIIRQLLKAGIEINKQTKTGTALHEAALYGKTEVVRLLLEGGVDVNIRNTYNQTALDIVNQFTTSHASKDIKQLLREASGILKVRALKDFWNLHDPTALNVRAGDVITVLEQHPDGRWKGHIHDAQKGTDRVGYFPPSIAEVISKRTGMVVPRVAPAQQRQGPPGALLAPPGGLQHFPDECPHQAAPSVPAAYGHLTLTRTAPGPDSSAGDRNSVGSEGSIGSIRSAGSGQSTEGTNGQSTSILIENTRPLPSASDNLQQHLLGSEPRNGQLTSPAGPPSHQAPGSCPPGDRVFSHQFLRPEQLLEGKDAEAIYNWLSEFQLESYTANFLNAGYDVPTISRMTPEDLTAIGVTKPGHRKKISTEIGQLSIAEWLPNYIPADLMDWLSAIGLPQYHKKLVNNGYDSITIVTDLTWEDLQEIGINKLGHQKKIMLAVKKLRDLRKSLNQAEATLARRKVPGALDIVTIESLENGECQSPHTPKMMTFQDSELSYELQTAMSNSCHETLGIKSSQGMSRSQESIGVRSRGSGHSQDNVLSRHLSSPSQESLGSGESSSSSGQSCAPPRSKESPASLPGQPSPEPYGKLVSPEGLNGYANGSGGSPLKERNLPEGTDQYARPAAQKGAGTPAVTPCTPPQTPSKATAPYVFMYPHVSLKSPTVPSLLGAEQPKTLAHPYPSISPGQKSSLQTSAQKAFNYLHSQCGPTEPPAMSPTAGAAPGAWQAGEQHSGGEGFKYKKRSHSLNRYALSDGEHEEEEGVPTSTLGSYATLTRRPGRSQMPRACVQTDAKVTRSQSFAIRAKRKGPPPPPPKRLSSVSTALAAEADGEQPPDPERQPAAPQDVADTVASPGDTSCGRTVKSLAAALEGTPGASPPKPLLAPKPLHVAQDCLPRADVDDESYNGGDSSSTTLSDASRDLFESSKPRRRTFSEPSAPMTEVAAQGGREDACSDTEEETKPGVSSSSQNSSSECIPFAEEGNLTIKQRPKPTGHPKADTAVPDTEPSSQPAEPPCSTGKEPALPTAAKELPVLEFNLTESDTVKRRPRFREREPLQAVLKAFSMAGQDEAGASPAPQYAQAQAVSIAGPTVPAPAPRAGMAGDAFDDDSVEFRIAEIEKSILSLEKGIKKAPSPTKAPSPTELLGTAVVRTPAPDVPAKHTSVASTKLVFSGPKTIYQQVLQPSRHTVAPWAATEAVPDVIGSLAGPGSLTLEAGNVLAKPLATAPGAALVQQRLEQTNSTLAAALQVAEKKMTVEEAESHPGAMHSAKNILEDISNMFDDLADQLDAMLD, from the exons agctcctgGGATCTGCCAAGCGCCTGAACGTGAACTACCAGGATGCGGACGG GTTCTCGGCGCTGCACCACGCAGCCCTGGGCGGCAGCCTGGACCTCATCTCGCTGCTGCTGGAGGCACAGGCCACCGTTGACATCAAGGACAGCAATG GGATGCGGCCCTTGCACTACGCGGCCTGGCAGGGGCGCGTGGAGCCGGTGCGGGTGCTGCTGCGTGCTGCTGCCTCCGTCAATATGGCCTCGCTGGATGGGCAGATCCCGCTGCACCTCTCGGCACAGTATGGCCACTACGAGGTG TCGGAGATGCTGCTCCAGCACCAGTCCAACCCCTGCCTCATCAACAAGGCGAAGAAAACCCCCCTGGACCTGGCCTGCGAGTTTGGGCGGCTGAAG GtggcccagctgctgctgaacagccATCTGTGCGTCGCCCTCCTGGAGGGACAGTCCAAGGATGCCACCGACCCCAACTACACCACCCCACTGCACCTGGCAGCCAAGAACGGGCACAAGGAGATCATCAG gCAGCTGCTGAAGGCTGGGATCGAGATCAACAAGCAGACAAAGACAGGCACAGCCCTGCACGAGGCTGCGCTCTACGGCAAAACGGAGGTGGTGCGgttgctgctggag GGCGGCGTTGATGTGAACATCAGGAACACCTACAACCAGACGGCACTGGACATCGTGAACCAGTTCACCACCTCGCACGCCAGCAAGGACATCAAGCAGCTGCTGAGAG AGGCATCAGGAATCCTGAAGGTCCGAGCTTTGAAGGATTTTTGGAACCTCCACGACCCAACTGCTCTCAATGTCCGGGCAGGAGACGTCATCACG GTTCTAGAACAACATCCAGATGGGCGATGGAAGGGGCACATCCACGACGCTCAGAAAGGCACTGACCGGGTCGGGTACTTCCCCCCCTCCATTGCTGAAGTCATCAGCAAGCGAACAG GCATGGTTGTCCCCCGCGTGGCACCCGCGCAGCAGCGCCAGGGTCCCCCCGGGGCCCTCCTGGCCCCCCCCGGCGGGCTGCAGCACTTCCCCGACGAGTGTCCTCACCAGGCAGCCCCGAGCGTCCCAGCGGCCTATGGCCACCTCACCCTAACCCGGACGGCCCCGGGCCCTGACAGCTCAG CAGGAGACAGGAACAGTGTGGGCAGCGAGGGCAGCATCGGGAGTATCCGCAGTGCCGGCAGCGGCCAAAGCACCGAGGGCACCAACGGGCAGAGCACCAGCATCCTCATCGAGAACACCAGG ccgCTGCCCTCCGCCAGCGACAACCTCCAGCAACACCTTTTGGGATCGGAGCCGCGCAATGGGCAGTTGACCTCCCCGGCAG GGCCACCGAGCCACCAGgccccaggcagctgcccccCTGGAGACAGGGTCTTCTCCCACCAGTTCTTGCGGCCTGAGCAGCTCCTCGAGGGGAAG GACGCAGAAGCCATTTACAACTGGCTGAGTGAGTTCCAGCTGGAGTCGTACACCGCCAACTTCCTCAACGCCGGCTACGACGTCCCCACCATCAGCCGCATGACCCCGGAG GATCTGACAGCCATCGGCGTGACCAAGCCGGGCCACAGGAAGAAGATCTCCACTGAGATCGGGCAGCTCAGCATCGCCGAGTGGCTGCCCAACTACATCCCG GCTGACCTGATGGACTGGCTCAGTGCCATCGGATTGCCCCAGTACCACAAAAAGCTGGTGAACAATGGCTACGACTCCATCACCATTGTCACGGACCTGACATGGGAGGATCTGCAAGAGATCGGCATCAACAAGCTGG GCCACCAGAAGAAGATCATGTTGGCTGTCAAGAAGCTCAGAGACCTCCGCAAAAGCCTCAACCAAGCAGAAGCAACTCTGGCAAGACGCAAAGTCCCCGGTGCCCTGGACATTGTCACCATCGAGTCACTGGAGAATGGGGAGTGCCAAtccccacacacccccaaaatGATGACCTTCCAGGACAGCGAGCTCAGCTACGAGCTCCAAACAGCCATGTCCAACAGCTGCCACGAGACGCTCGGCATCAAGAGCAGCCAAGGGATGTCACGGAGCCAGGAGAGCATCGGGGTGCGGTCCCGGGGCTCAGGGCACTCGCAGGACAATGTGCTGTCCCGACACCTCTCCAGCCCCTCGCAGGAGAGCCTGGGCAgcggggagagcagcagcagcagtgggcagTCCTGCGCACCGCCCCGCAGCAAGGAGAGCCCGGCCAGCCTGCCGGGACAGCCCAGTCCCGAGCCCTACGGGAAGCTCGTCTCCCCTGAGGGGCTGAACGGCTATGCCAACGGCAGTGGGGGCAGCCCTCTCAAGGAGAGGAACCTGCCTGAAGGCACGGATCAGTATGCCCGGCCGGCAGCTCAGAAAGGTGCCGGGACACCAGCGGTCACCCCCTGTACTCCTCCCCAGACCCCCAGCAAAGCAACAGCCCCATATGTCTTCATGTACCCACACGTCTCCTTGAAATCCCCGACGGTCCCTTCCctcctgggagcagagcagcccaagACCCTGGCACACCCGTACCCCTCCATCTCCCCTGGACAGAAGAGCAGTCTGCAGACGTCGGCCCAAAAAGCCTTCAACTATCTGCACAGCCAGTGTGGCCCCACAGAGCCGCCCGCCATGTCGCCCACAGCTggggcggcgccgggcgcctGGCAGGCCGGGGAGCAGCACAGCGGGGGTGAAGGCTTCAAGTACAAGAAGCGTTCACACAGCCTGAACCGCTACGCGCTGTCGGACGGGGagcatgaggaggaggagggggtgccCACCAGCACCCTGGGCTCCTATGCCACCCTGACGCGGCGGCCGGGCCGCAGCCAGATGCCACGGGCCTGTGTGCAGACGGATGCCAAGGTGACCCGCAGCCAGTCCTTTGCCATCCGGGCCAAGCGCAAGGGCCCTCCACCGCCGCCCCCCAAGCGCCTGAGCTCCGTCTCCACTGCCCTCGCTGCTGAGGCAGACGGTGAGCAGCCCCCTGACCCCGAGCGGcagcccgcagccccccaggatGTGGCTGACACGGTCGCCAGCCCTGGTGACACCAGCTGCGGCAGGACGGTGAAGAGCCTGGCGGCTGCGCTAGAGGGGACCCCGGGGGCGAGTCCACCCAAGCCCCTCCTGGCCCCAAAACCACTGCACGTGGCTCAGGACTGTCTCCCCAGGGCAGATGTGGATGATGAGTCCTACAATGGTggtgacagcagcagcaccacgCTTTCTGATGCCAGCAGGGACCTCTTCGAGAGCAGCAAGCCACGGAGACGGACATTCAGTGAGCCCAGCGCTCCCATGACAGAGGTGGCTGCACAGGGTGGGCGGGAGGACGCCTGCTCAGACACGGAGGAGGAGACCAAGCCGGGGGTCTCCTCATCCTCCCAGAACAGCTCCAGTGAGTGCATCCCCTTTGCAGAAGAAGGCAACTTAACCATCAAACAGCGGCCAAAGCCCACGGGGCACCCCAAGGCCGACACAGCTGTACCGGACACAGAGCCCAgttcccagccagcagagcccccctGCTCCACTGGGAAGGAACCAGCTCTGCCCACTGCTGccaaggagctgcctgtgctaGAGTTCAACCTCACCGAGTCGGACACGGTGAAGCGCCGGCCCCGCTTCAGGGAGCGGGAGCCGCTGCAGGCGGTGCTGAAGGCGTTCAGCATGGCAGGGCAGGATGAAGCAGGGGCCAGCCCAGCACCCCAGTATGCCCAGGCCCAAGCAGTGAGCATCGCGGGCCCCACCGTGCCGGCACCAGCACCACGAGCCGGGATGGCCGGGGATGCCTTTGACGATGACAGCGTGGAGTTCAGGATTGCTGAGATAGAGAAAAGCATCTTGTCTCTGGAGAAGGGAATCAAGAAGGCACCGAGTCCCACGaaagcccccagccccacggagCTGCTCGGCACCGCCGTGGTGAGGACGCCTGCTCCAG ATGTCCCTGCCAAGCACACCTCCGTGGCATCCACCAAGCTGGTCTTCTCCGGGCCCAAAACCATCTACCAGCAGGTCCTGCAGCCCTCCCGCCACACCGTTGCTCCCTGGGCGGCCACCGAGGCGGTGCCGGATGTGATCGGGTCCCTGGCCGGTCCTGGCTCGCTGACACTGGAGGCGGGCAACGTGTTGGCCAAGCCGTTGGCAACTGCCCCGGGGGCCGCCCTGGTCCAGCAGCGGCTGGAGCAGACCAACTCCACCCTGGCTGCTGCGCTGCAGGTGGCTGAGAAGAAGATGACGGTGGAGGAGGCGGAGAG CCACCCCGGGGCCATGCACTCAGCCAAGAACATCCTGGAAGACATCAGCAACATGTTTGATGACCTGGCTGACCAGCTGGACGCGATGCTGGACTGA